In Mangrovivirga cuniculi, the following proteins share a genomic window:
- the recA gene encoding recombinase RecA, with protein MADKSEKNEKLKALQLTIDKLEKTYGKGTIMKLSDERVVDVPAISSGSVGLDIALGVGGFPRGRIVEIYGPESSGKTTLAMHAIAEAQKAGGMAAIVDAEHAFDKTYAEKLGIDTENLLISQPDNGEQALEIAEHLIRSGALDIVVIDSVAALVPKGELEGEMGDSKMGLQARLMSQALRKLTGAINKTKCTCVFINQLREKIGVMFGNPETTTGGNALKFYASVRLDIRRIGQIKESADSVQGNRTRVKVVKNKVAPPFKVVEFDILYGEGISKVGEIIDIGVEMGILDKAGSWFSYDGNRLGQGREAIKKLILDNPELMEELEKKIKDKIAGKDENTKEAVKEK; from the coding sequence ATGGCAGATAAGTCTGAAAAAAACGAGAAGCTGAAAGCGTTGCAGCTCACTATAGATAAACTTGAAAAAACTTACGGAAAAGGAACTATCATGAAGCTCAGTGATGAGCGAGTAGTGGATGTTCCGGCAATCTCATCAGGTTCTGTTGGCCTCGATATTGCATTAGGAGTAGGTGGTTTTCCTCGAGGTCGAATAGTTGAGATTTATGGACCTGAGTCTTCAGGTAAAACTACTTTAGCAATGCATGCTATTGCCGAGGCTCAGAAAGCCGGAGGGATGGCAGCTATCGTCGATGCAGAACATGCCTTTGATAAGACTTATGCTGAGAAACTAGGTATCGACACTGAGAACTTACTGATCTCTCAGCCTGATAACGGTGAGCAAGCACTTGAAATAGCAGAGCATCTAATTCGTTCGGGAGCTTTAGATATAGTAGTTATTGACTCAGTAGCTGCTTTGGTGCCAAAAGGGGAGCTTGAGGGAGAAATGGGAGATAGTAAAATGGGTCTTCAGGCTCGTTTGATGTCTCAGGCATTGAGAAAATTAACGGGTGCGATCAACAAGACAAAATGTACCTGTGTATTTATTAACCAGTTGAGGGAAAAGATCGGTGTTATGTTTGGTAACCCCGAAACTACCACCGGTGGTAATGCCTTAAAATTCTATGCTTCAGTTCGTCTTGATATTAGGAGAATAGGGCAAATCAAAGAAAGCGCAGATTCTGTTCAGGGTAACAGAACAAGAGTGAAAGTAGTAAAAAACAAAGTTGCACCTCCTTTCAAAGTAGTAGAGTTTGATATACTTTATGGAGAAGGTATATCAAAGGTAGGAGAGATAATTGATATTGGCGTTGAAATGGGGATTCTTGATAAAGCAGGATCATGGTTCAGCTATGACGGAAACAGGCTTGGACAGGGTCGTGAGGCAATAAAAAAACTAATTCTCGATAATCCGGAATTAATGGAAGAATTAGAGAAAAAGATTAAAGACAAAATTGCCGGTAAAGACGAAAACACTAAAGAAGCAGTAAAAGAAAAGTAG
- a CDS encoding YfiR family protein, with protein sequence MKMNGVKKGLLSFVFTFFVGIAAFAQGDMEDVQSMFIYHFIKYIEWPASSNSGNFVIGVTGNDALYQQISSKLNGKPRPGGKIIVKQVSDPSQVSGLQIVVLGKNKSREFESYKAKTAGKPILLITEDRGLGKKGSSINFIVVNGKLKFELNKSVIDAQKLRVSSSLTQVAVVI encoded by the coding sequence ATGAAAATGAATGGTGTGAAGAAAGGTCTGCTTTCTTTCGTCTTTACTTTTTTTGTCGGAATAGCAGCATTTGCCCAGGGGGATATGGAAGATGTGCAGTCGATGTTCATTTATCACTTTATTAAGTATATTGAATGGCCAGCTTCTAGTAATTCCGGAAATTTTGTGATAGGCGTAACTGGAAATGATGCGCTTTATCAGCAAATCAGTTCAAAGTTAAATGGAAAGCCAAGACCGGGAGGTAAAATAATTGTTAAACAAGTGAGCGATCCTTCGCAAGTGAGCGGATTACAGATCGTCGTGTTGGGAAAAAATAAATCGAGAGAATTTGAGTCTTATAAGGCTAAAACAGCTGGAAAGCCAATTCTTTTAATAACCGAAGATAGAGGTTTAGGTAAAAAAGGAAGTTCGATTAATTTTATTGTCGTGAATGGCAAGCTGAAATTCGAACTCAATAAATCAGTAATTGACGCACAAAAGTTAAGGGTTTCTTCCAGCCTTACTCAAGTTGCCGTTGTGATTTAA
- a CDS encoding ABC transporter permease, protein MLRQLYESFVFAFTALKTNLLRTTLSLLGVTVGIFLIIAVYTLVDSLERNIKDSFSFLGADVVYVEKWPFVGGPDFPWWEYLKRPQATYQEYELLKENLVNQSGVAIISSVGSRTFKHGSNSIGTVNLTGSTYDYFKLQDTPIGTGRYFSMQEIEGGRPVAIIGHTVATSLFPNEPAIGNEIKHRGYKFKVIGVMQEAGESFLGITSNDEKIIIPFKAFQKLYLTGSKYEGIGARIGIGGVEGDTGLEQLISEIKGLLRPVRGLRPGEKDNFSINKPEAIADMVSGVFGVVNVAGTIIGLCAILIGGFGIANIMFVTVKERTPLIGIQKSLGAKNYVILAQFLFEALLLSLIGGFCGIILVYLLTFVPLGSLEIILTTKNIIIGVIIASLTGILSGLIPAAKAAKLDPVIAIRS, encoded by the coding sequence CAGGCAGTTATACGAAAGCTTTGTTTTTGCCTTCACGGCCTTAAAAACTAACTTACTCAGAACCACTCTATCTCTTTTGGGTGTTACAGTAGGTATTTTTCTGATTATAGCCGTTTACACCCTTGTTGACTCACTTGAAAGAAATATTAAAGACAGTTTTTCTTTTCTAGGTGCTGACGTAGTATATGTTGAAAAATGGCCTTTTGTAGGAGGTCCTGACTTTCCATGGTGGGAATATCTTAAACGCCCGCAGGCAACTTATCAGGAATACGAATTACTAAAAGAAAATCTGGTCAATCAAAGCGGTGTTGCAATTATAAGCAGTGTTGGAAGTAGAACATTTAAGCATGGATCCAACAGTATTGGAACAGTTAATCTGACAGGCAGCACCTATGATTACTTTAAACTACAGGATACTCCAATTGGAACAGGAAGATATTTTTCAATGCAGGAGATTGAAGGAGGAAGACCTGTAGCTATTATTGGTCATACTGTGGCTACCTCACTTTTTCCAAATGAACCTGCAATAGGTAATGAAATTAAGCATAGGGGTTACAAGTTTAAAGTTATTGGTGTTATGCAAGAGGCTGGAGAAAGCTTTTTGGGAATTACTAGTAACGATGAGAAGATTATCATCCCTTTTAAAGCATTTCAAAAACTATATCTAACCGGAAGTAAATACGAAGGAATAGGAGCCAGAATAGGTATTGGCGGGGTGGAAGGTGATACTGGATTAGAACAGTTAATTTCAGAGATTAAAGGCCTGTTACGTCCGGTAAGGGGACTCAGACCCGGTGAAAAAGACAACTTCTCTATAAACAAACCTGAAGCAATTGCTGATATGGTATCCGGGGTTTTTGGAGTTGTAAATGTCGCCGGTACCATAATTGGTCTCTGTGCCATCCTGATCGGAGGGTTTGGTATCGCAAACATTATGTTCGTTACAGTAAAAGAAAGAACTCCGTTGATAGGCATTCAAAAATCACTGGGAGCAAAAAACTATGTTATTCTTGCTCAATTTCTATTTGAAGCATTATTACTAAGTCTTATTGGAGGATTCTGTGGTATAATTTTAGTTTATCTTCTCACGTTCGTTCCATTAGGAAGCCTTGAAATAATATTAACCACGAAAAATATTATTATAGGGGTAATCATTGCTTCTCTGACCGGAATTTTGTCTGGCTTAATACCAGCAGCGAAAGCAGCGAAACTTGACCCGGTGATCGCAATAAGATCTTAA